CCCCACGGGATCACAAGTCTGGcaggaaacctgctccagtgggttcttctctgcagctccacaggtccctgcctgctccagtgcAGGCTTTCCCTGGAGTCACAGCCtttcaggcatccacctgctccgGTGTGGTGtcccccatgggctgcaggtggatctctgcatccctgtgcaggggatcctccctgggctgcaggggcacagctgcctcaccataggctgcaccacaggctgcaggagaatCTTGGCTCCTGCACCTGGGGCACCTCCTGCCATTCCTTGTCTACTGACCTTGGCTGTTCCTCTCGTTCTCCTCCTCATATTCTCACCATACTCTGAGTGCTACttgcatatatttttttcactgtaaatTTGCCTTGATGAGAGTTCTCCAGTAACAGTTGTCCATGTAGGTATTTACAGTTTAAACAACAATAGTCTAGAATAGCTTCAGTGGTAATTCTTCAGTctattttgctttcctttgcatttttaatagcATACATAAATACCATGGGGTGGTAGatgctgctttttatttctggGAACAATAATAAGGTCTAACATATGTTTTCAGAATTGATATATGAAATTTTAGTTTTTTATGCATAGATGAACCTTGGTTATATTGTCAGCATGTACTAAAAAAACACCTCTTCTAAAAAGGTTGTCATTGCTATAAACAATGTGTATCTGAATATTCCTCATTAGAAGTAGTTGCTCATCTAATCACTCTTTTAATCACTGTTCGATCCCATCTTTTCAGAAGAGACAAACATGTagctgtgaaaaataataaaaaatgatgGCAGCTGCTTCGAAGCAGCTTATGAAGTCCTAGTCCTGGAATATGTAAAGGCACTGGATCCTGGCAGTACTCAGTGAGTATACAAAGCCACCTGTACTTTGGCTTTAGGATTTCTGTCATGTTGCCTTCTGTACTATGGGATGTGTGTGTCTCAGCTTTATTAGAATTGTTTCAAGTCACGTCATGTTCCTGCCTTTGTAGTCACTGTGTCCAGATGTGGGAGTGGTTTGAGTACCATGGACATGTCTGAATTGTAATTGAGCTCCAGGGGCTCAGCACCTTTGCCTTCAGTCAGAGATGAAAGCTATGGGCTTTGGGTGTGCAGTATTTGAGGATGAGTATCAGACACTTTGGTGCCCACAGGCCAGCGCTGAGCTCTTGCAGTTTGCCGTGGCCACAGCAGCCTGTTAGGCTGAGCTCTCATTTGAGGGATGTCACACGCTGTTGAGCTGCGCTCCAGCAGCACAGCGCTCTCTTACTTAAGCTCTTGGACTATTTTGGAATCTGGTATCAAACAAGAACCTTCTGAGTCCTTTCACAGCACTGGGACAGTCACAACCATGAGATGTTTGGAGTGCAGTGTATTCTCATGGACTGCTACCTGGGAGCAGCACTATTTCCTGTAAGTTACTGTGAACCTTAGAATGATGCAATATCTGTAATACTCCTCAGGTGGGTGAAAATATCCTGGAGAGGCAGGGACTGAGGGGAATGATTTACGCAGGAACTTCAGCTGCCTTCCTCCATGGTGCCAATCTGTAGAGACATGTGGGCACAAGGGAATGGTATGAACAGAACGTTTCTACACATTGCTTTCAGTCAACATCTTGGCAGCAGCTTGCTGTGAAGGATCACCTTCTTGACATTTGTAATTGACAAGCCATGCTAGTAACAGATGTAGCTTCATCTGTCACCATCAACAAATTCAAATACCTCAGCTTTGTCATCTTGACAGTACTGCTGAAACTTGAGATTAATCAacattaagtaaaaaaaaaatagggttaaggggaaaaaaacctcaagggACAAAACAGATACAGTCCACCTTTAGGAAACAGATCAGTACAGcctattttttccttaatctGAAACTGATTAGTGGTTGCAGGGTGCAGTGAAAAACAGTTATTGATAACTTCCTCTAACAATGAACAGAAATGTCTCTCTGGATTTCCCTTCAGAACCATGGCAAGGAATTGGGGCCTTTGCCATATCACATGATAAGAAAAGCAGGGAATTGTATTTTTATGTACTGGACTGCTATAGTTTAATTTAGGTATTTTCAGATTAGATTGAAGACCCAGTCGTCTCTTTGACAACTGGCTGCTCTAGTGGAGTATTCCCAGTTCCCAAGTTGCAAACACATTGGTAAACTTCTACTGAAGGGCCAAAACAGAATATTTGAGTGAAAAATACAGTCCGTTTGTCtaaggaaatgaaaatttttcTGTCAAGGACAGCAGGATTGGGATGAACAAAATCCTGGTGGCACATACTTATCAACCCCCTGTATGCCACTGAAGGTAAGATGCGACAGGGACAATGCTTTTGAGGACAGAAGCTTTAAGCATAATTGTAAGATAAACAACAAaacattcttttattttcattaaggAATTCATGACATGGCAGGATTCTGACCACAAGAACCCCTTTGACCTGGTTCAGAAGATGCTGGATTTTGTCCCAAACAAGCACTGCTCTTATCGTGCAGCactcttctttcttctccccaCTAAAAGGCAGAAAGAGAGCACAGGCTCCTGCAGCTAAGCAGGCTGAGTCACAGGGACCAAAGAAACTTAAAACACCACTGACTTCTGATTTGGTTATATTGTAAGTGCCTTACCTTTTAGTGTGACTTCTTGGATACTTACCAAACATTGACATAAAACTCTCTTAATATACAGATGAACCTGGTTGTCAAACTCGGGGGACGTTAGCACTTTTAACATGGAAAAGAGCACCCTAACAGCAAGAAAgtattcttttaatttcattttattcagcAGTCCTTGAATGAATGGGTAAAAAGACTGTGCCCTGCTTTGTACCCTGTAGTATACTGGTGCTTGCTTTTTGGATAAGGAGCAGAGACAGCCACTGGCATTAAGTGTAAGGATGGcctttatttgctttaaaaaaaagttacaaaGTAAGGAAGATCACTGTAGTATTGAACAGATTGCATTGTCATGACcaattttttcatttattttagtAGGTGTACTCTGATTACCAGTATTTCAGTTAATGCTCACTGTTAGCATACAACAGTATAGACTTCACTTTTTCCCCCAATCTTTTGAACTGTCCTGAGAATTTCCATTAGCAATTAAAGTTTCAGGGAGCAGATAAGTTGTTTGGTTTAGCATCTGTGCTGCCAGCATAAAAGAATCTCTAAACCTCaaagggggaggggtggtgTTTCGGCTGCCTTGGGTTGCAGCAGCTGTGCATttacagagcagcacaaagcagccgctccccctgccccagccctgccagcagcagcacctggctcGAGAAAGCTGCTGGGCAGCTCTGTGTGGAACAGCACTGCTTGGACTTCCatgagggaaagggaaaaggaaggcaCCCTCAGAGCTGCAAGGGCACCTGACAGTCCCTCAGGAATATGGGCCACCAGCTGTGACAGCCAGCAGGCTCAGAGATGCCACTCTTCATGCCCCACCATGGTAACCAATTCCTGCCACCACACCAGCTTCTTTCCAGCAGTGGGGCTCCCACCTTCCCCAGGAGCTGGAATAGAGGATTGCTTTATGCTGGAATTCTGGTAAAGGGATGACAAAGTACTTGGGGACATGGACAACCACCTATGATGGGGACTATTTGGTGGTACAGACTGCAGTGCCACACAAGTGGTGGCCTCTGTGCTTGGGAGGCTTTTTTATAGTTTAATTTGCAAGCAGACTGCCCTAAGTCTCATTCACCATATCACATCTACTCCAATACAGACAGAAATCCCAATAGATGAAATGGATTTCACCATGGAAGGCCTTATATTACATTATTACAGTAGAAAATACAGGAGGTAGAAAGTAACTGAAAGAACAAATGCAGGTTAAGAGTCAAATCTAACAGCTCCTGTAAGCTACTTGAACATGGTTTTAAAAACTAAATCCAGTATTTAATTAACTATAGaaaacagttaaaataaattGCCATGAGAGCCCTTATATCATGCTTGATACAGGGAGGTAGGATGTAAGAATCAGAAGGACACATGAGATATGACACTTATCTACAGCTCCTGTTTGCTTTACTGAGGCCAGAGTTTCACAGGTCAGTCACCCTCTTCAGCTTCAGACTCCGACTCTGCAACAGAGAGACCTCATCAGCAGCCCAGCCatggctcagccccagccccaagctcagctgctgccctgcatCCTGCACAACAGCTGCTACTGGATCCACACTAGTCTCAGAGGGGCAATTAACATCCCTCACTCCAAAACACAGCATTATTTGCACTAGGGTTCCCAAAAGGAACACACTCCACATATGAGCTAAGCTGCTGGTTACCTTCTTCAGCATTCTTGAGCCATTCAACAAACTTCTTCATTTGCTCCAGAAAAACACTCTTTCCTTTTGCAAGATGGGCATCTTTATACCACTTGAGGATGGGTTCTTCACTCAGAACTTCAGCTGTAAAGATGGGCAAGAGCAGTATTAACACAGCAAACTGCTGAGAACCTGACTGGCAGCCTTTGCTTCTTCCCCCAGGAGCATCATGTACTCCCTTCTCTGGGTACAGCTGGACAGACCAGCACTAGGAGTGCCGGTTTTCAGTTTTGGAATTCAGAGAACCAGGCATTTTGGATGGTTCCTCATGCTGGGAGTTTCCTCAGTACTGTATCTAGGAGCTGCACTTTCACTCCCACTAACAGTGTGGAGTGTTTTAATTTGAGATGGCACACTCTAAGCAAAGGCTCCATCAACAGCTAAGAACAGATGCAAATTCTTTTAAAGTAAACACTTTCTGTGGTGCAggtgtttaattttaaattttacaagTAAAATACATCTTCAGTTTAACAAGTTTCCATAGGtgcacagcatttttttttcagtaccaCCTTTTATCAGACATTTAAAAAGAGCCTAGAGCAGCCTGGAACACATTGGTGGTCTCAATTTTCAGCTGCTCTCTGTCAATGTTTAGAGAACTAAGAAGAATAAACTATCATGGAATTTAacaaaattacttaaaaatCTAAATTTAGCTTTGTTCTTAAACTCTTAAGCAGATCTGCTGTAGACAGCATCTTTGTCTTGCACTTCCCCGTGTGCAAAGGGCCAGCCACAGGCACCTTTGCATTTTTACAAAGAGGAGGTAGAAAATACTTCAGCTTATGAAGTGCAATGTTGTAGCACTGATCTCCCCTGTTTCAGAAGCTttaaaaacccaaccaaccaaaaccaacccctccaaaaacccacaaactcCTGAAACTACAACCCCACAGAAGTCACCTTTGTAGAAGAGCACCACTATTTTCTGGAAGGCCTTCATGAAGTGAATGTTGTCATAACAATACTCCTGAATCTTCAACAGAAGAGTCAGCTCTGACTGACCTTGGGTGGTGAAGGCAGCAAGTAGAGGGCTGTATTGCTGTAACAAGAACAACAGATTGGCACACAGAGAGCACTTCGTATTTACCACCTGACCAAAGCTGGTTTTGCAGTTTCCATCAGCCACTGCTTAAGAAATTTGCAACCACAACCccaccccagagcagctctgcagcagttACTGCCTCTGGCCCTTGGCCTGTAATACTTCTCACAAGGGGGAGAATTCCCCATCTCATTCTGTCTCTGCACTAGCAGGGTTGGTAGCCTTAACATTTAAAAGGGAGCTGCagacagaaggaaaaccagGCTCTGCCTAAGGGATGCAGAAGTCGTACTGAAGTTACAATACCTTCAAATGCTTAATGGCTTGCTCTGCTACCAGCTCCTCCTTTTTGTTCCACTCCACTGTGCTCATTACACTTGACCAGATTATGGTTACCACAGTCTGTTCTGAGATgttgtttttcttcatctcctccttCACATACAAGATGATCTGCCAGGAGAGTAACAGTAAGCAGAAAGGCTACATGTGGCACCAAGCTAAATTAAAACTTCTCTTCAAAAGGTAACCCAGAAGGTTTCAGAATGACAACCAACCTTCTTGATCATACAGCAGGATTCAGGACATTAAGGAAAGACCTTAAAGTTAATATCAACTCCCTTCCAGTCCTCATTTTAGTTCCCAGTGAGAGCTAAGTTCAGTATGAAAGAGAGACAGGCACAGAAAGCACCTCCACCTTATCAACAAACACCTACATCCTTGAATGGATCTCCCCGTGacatctgctcctgcagctccttctgtAGCTCCTTCCGAGCTCCTATGGATTGCTGGTTCCGAACATACTCAGAAAGTTCCTTTAGTCCTGCTTCAGTGAAGTACTTGGAGAAGTGTTCAACACTTTGTTTGTTGGCTGGGAAGAGTTCCTGAAAACGAAGTTTACAACTCTTTTGTAAAAGAAATGTGTGTTGAGTACTTTGCTGGCAAATGCTGTTCATGAAACTGGCTTATGGAAGAGCAGAGTAGTTCCAGTGGTACTCACCATGAGCCTGTTGTCCATGTTTACTTTGCGAAGACTGACAGCCACTGCATTGATATCTTTCTCATTTATCCATGACTTGAACAGCTTGACTGCAAAAGCTGCTGAAACACCTGTGCAGTCCGAATAGTTCTATTATTAGTGAAATTCAAAACACAGGGAACCAGAAGGCCTGAGTACAGGGTACCTCGTTTGTCAGActgtgctcagagcagcagctgtccttCCAAGCAACCCCAGCAGAGTCTGCAGTACCTCTCCCTGCCCAAGGACATTGCAGCCTCCAGCACACTGGACTTTTCCTACAACTCAGTATAACAAAGTCTCCCCTGTACTAAATGCAACTCTTCTTGCTGCAATTTAGGAAGTAACCTAACGACACGACACACATTTTGCATCCTGAAAGGTCCTTCTCCAAAATACAGTGGTGCCTTGCTGGACAATGCTAGTGATGGCAGCCCCCAGTGTCATGCAGGGAAGTCCTACACACAAGCTTTCTCAAGAAACTCATTTTCTGAAGTCTTAAAAAAACTTCCAGGTTCACAGGGGCATCACGTTTACCTTTGCTAATCCTGTAGTCAATCTATCACCAGAGGAAGCTTGTGAGCTGCAAGGATGTACTGTCATCACAGTTTCCACCTACTTGTCATGGTTCTGTCTCCCCTTCCTAAGGGAGGAGCTGGGCCACACTTACCTTCTTTGACCAAGTTCTCATTGTAGAGACTGTTGAGAATTGATGCATTGAGTGTCCCATTGGCAAGCAGAATACCCGTCAGCATGGCCAGTTTGTTCCGCTCAGATTCTGAGAACCCTTTCAGGAACAGCAGCAACTGCAGGACAAGTAAGAAGAGCTGCATAAAACTACCCCCTCTCACTAACCTTTGGCCAGTGCCTCTGTGTTAAACACTTTTGTTTCATCAAGCTAGCAGAAGCACTAGTCACTGGTAGTCATGCAAGCCAGCCATTCTTCTATTAACAACTTTCAAGGGTTGTATTTTAATAATCCATTTTATGATGTAACCCTTCTACAGAGTGATTGACTAGCAGAATGTGAAGGTTTATTTGTCTGCTGATAAAAAAACATTCCATACCTTTTTGACTTCATCTTCAAAGCCTTTCTCTAGGTACTTGTAACGCCTGATTAACTTGTTAAAAACCTAGAAAGACAGAGTACAGTGTCTTTTGCTGTGAACTATCATTTgattagattttttaaaaactaagttCAGTAAAACAGGTCTGAACTCTTTAGAGCACTTACAGCTTGGAACACTGCTACTCTACCATGTCCAGTGTGCTTAAAGCCATGCATTATTTTTACATCAACTTACAATTACACAAACGTTTAATTTTTGACCATTAAACAGCTTTAAGTTAAATTGTACTAATTTCAGAACTAACCTGAGCAAATGCTTGCATGGTTTCTAGGTCTTCCTGTGCTGCAAACACACAGACGTTTGTGCGTGTCATGTCGTCTGCCAGGGTCCCgcccggggctgcaggaggatttCAGCATTAGTAGTGCTACTCTCAGAGCACTGAGCAGCCTCCACAGCAGAACTCCAGCACCCATAACATGCAACACGTTGTCCTGTCATGATGAACTCAATGACCTTATCACCACAGACATTCCCCTCTGTTCCACTGCTGCACCAGAACTTTAAAATCAGCTTAGATTTGAACATTTAACTATTCTGGCCTGCTACTGCTAAGGGGATTGACAACACGTCTTGTTTTCATGTGAGTCAGTCAACAAGGCCATATGAGCTCCCCTTCCCTTAAAGGAAGCCACTGAAGCTGCTTAATTACAGCAGGTGTCTTTTTAGTGTCTGCTGCAATAGTGCTGCTTCGTGCCTTTTACGTGGCAGAGTAAGTCACAACAGTAGACTGAAACATGTAGAGACACACAGTTCAAAATTCAGTGCTGCAGAGATGAGCTTGAAACTTCAGTTACTTAGGCTGCTTCACTAATGAAGGTGCTTTCAGGTCACCAGCTTCACTGCCAGAACACCTCATCATCAATTTCTATGCCATTCTACATACAATGTAGATATTTTGTTATAAATTAGTCAGAAACATGACTTTAAAACCAGAGATTAATATTTCTGGTAATAATATTAAAAGCTGTTAAGGCAACAGGATGTCAGTTTTTATTCTGGCCTCCTCTGCCTGAAAATTAAAGCTGGTCTTCTTAGCTACCTGATACAGACAGGGAATTGAGTATAACACCCCATATCACCATTAACACAGCAATgccttctttccttccccatCACCTAGAAGGAACACTTCCTAACACAGGAGGATGCACTGGTTAAAACTCTTGAATGGAAACCCATATATTGTAACAATTACAGTATGTGCTTACCTGGTTGGTGAGCATCTTTGCTCTGTACAGAGTGTGTACCTGAGTTTGTAAGACTTTTCATCATCACATTTCACTTCCTCAGTCCCTGTGTTTTCTGCCAACTTGACCACCCCTCTCATTTCTCACTCCCTGATTGTCTGCTAGAGCCCATGACCTCACTGTTGCCAACAACAAATAATTTGTAACAGCATGTCCAAGACTAAGCACTTCAGATTCTTCTGCAAAGAAGTTTCCTTTCCAAAGTAACAGGGCAGGATGCACAAATCATAGGATCGTGTCAGAATCTTTCAGGACAACTACTGGTCTTGTTACTACAGACCACACACCTGAAACAAGCATTCATCCATCTCTCATTGTTAGAAGTGATCTTGACCAGACTCAAGACCTACTCctggtaaaaataaaaaacaacaaaaaacccaaccaacaaAAACtagccaaacaaacaaaaccaaccacaCCCACAAACCCAAAGTACTTTCTTCTAAGGAGAGTTTGTACACTCTACACTTCAAGGAATACAAACAGATTCAAGTAAAACTGAGGCAGGTTATAGAAAGCATTTCTACAGTAAGTGCTCAGGCACCAAGATGATCAGGTGGTTTACCAGAGATTAACTTAAACCCTGTTCTACACACTCAATGGGGGTCTTTAGCAGAGATTTTACACTgaaaagaaatgcagcttttgcAGAGTGAAGTGAATGAAGCTGACAGCAGCCACATCACAGGGACTTACCCAGCATTCCACCAGCCACCAGGATGTCAAAAAGTGTTTCTGCATAGCGGCGATAATCAAGTTTTGCACCAGAAGCATCAAGAAACTTTGCTACTGCCTCCAAGTCAGTGCCAGTTTCAGTTAAACCTTGAATAATACAGTCCTGGAACTGAGTAGGGTCAAACCTCTCTTTTTCATCTGTAAAGCAAAGTGTTGAAATAAGATTTCCATGAAGAGTTCTTTGTGATGATCATTACTTGGCTCTAGTAAAGCTTACCTGACTTCTCAGTTTGATTCTTATACCCCTATTCTCATGTTAGATCATTCTTTCCCTCCAAAACCAGAGACTTAGCTCATGCTGGAAGGCAATTTTTAATACATGCCCCTATAACTCTGTACATTTTACTCCATTACTCACGTTTTACTTCAGCTTTTTGGGCTTCTCTCTGTTTCAGATGAAATCTTCTGACTGACAAACTGCATACCATTATCGCACCCGAGTCACCTGGAAATTCGCTTTTTGGCTATGAAGACCATCCCCTCATCTTAACCTGCAGCTAAGTGAGTTTGAGGCAGTAACTTTTCCTCAAATGCTTGGGGGAAATGTAAACATACGAGCTAACTTAATGGCCTTAACTGCAGATCTACTTAGCATCCTCTGCTGTTGTTAAGCAGAACACTCCTGATGCATCTTCATACCTGATACGTCAGCTGATCATAGCCTTGTTTTTACTACAGGCAGGGCATAGTCAACATGCAACAAATCCACCCATGTAACTAACAGGAAGTCTTAAAGAGGTCTTCAATTTGTCCTTAGATTATGGAAACCATGAGATGAAAAGCTTGCAAAGGTAAGAGAAGTCAACTGCAGATCTTGTTTTGAGTGCTGTCTACAACATCTTAGCCAGTTCTGTTAGCAGCACAGTAGGGCATACTGGTGTCCAGTGTCAATGCAAGTATCAACACACTGGTAAAAGCCGGGTGCCAGTTTGGAAATACTGGATCATTTATTTTCCAGGGCAGAACCACGGAGCTCATTGTTCTGGAAGAGTTGCTTCACAGCCAAACTATGGTTAAATGCTTAAAAAGAGACTAAACCCCTGGCTTCCAGTATTTAATTTGCTGGAGAGACCACAGCAAACTCGAATATTCAAGAGATTTTTGAGGTGTTCTGACATTCAAACAGGTTCTGCAAATCCAAATGTGCTTCTGCATGTACAGCATGCATAAAGTTGTCTGTTAGAGCTGGAACACTGCTGGTGTACAAGTAAAACTGTACTGAACAGAAACTCTAAGAGCATCCCCACTTCCTCTTCAGGCTGGTAAAAAGCTCCACCAAATCACTAAGTTACTCATCACACCTCTTCAGTCACTAGCTCTTGTTATACAGAGTGTGAGAGACGGTCCAAGAGACACAGACACCTCTGCAAATCCCatactttggggtttttatggaTGTTGACTTGGGGATAGGTGGGTGAgtggatttgtgggattttgttgtgggatttttctgtcaatttcaaaaaatttaaaagaggaCAATGTAACTTTTATCCAGTGGCTAAGACTGAAATTCTTACTATATTAGTAAGAATTACTAATAAATGTATGTATTAACCTGCAAGAAGCCTGTGTTGGAGTTCCCCTGTAATTCAGTGGTTCTAGATCCTTCTGCTTGCAGGCTAAACACACTCGGGACACTCTAGAATGACCATATTTTAGGCAAAGGTTATCACAGTAAATTCAGCGACAATTCTGACtgccaaatattttttattagtgCAGAGGAGATTCCCGTCAGCTTCACGACTCTGCACTTAGCATGGTCTCACGTAAAAAATTTATGGCGAACGCATGACGGCACTGGTTTGTTTACTGACAGAAACCGACGTTTTACCATACACAGAGCGCTGGCAGCCGGTCCTGGCAGCGGGCACGGTGCGGTAACTCACctctttttctggttttaaaacGCTGGCCCGATAGTGTCGGCTTCTGCGGCTTTTGATTATTCATAAAAGACACCCTACAAGGAAGCAGAGACACCCGTGAGGACGCTGCGGGCAGGGCCCGCTCCTCCCTCCAGCTCCCGGGCGCTGGGCGGCtgcgggcggcgccggccccCGCCCGGCTCCCGGCACGCACCGGGCTCCCCGGGCGGAGGCGGCCGCAGGGCGGAGCCGCGGCCCGCGCGGTGCCGCtgcccgtgcccgtgcccgtgcccgcGCCTCTCGGCCCTCGGCCCCGCCGTACGGCCCGAGCTGGCGGTGCCTTCGCTGCCGCCAACGCTGCCCCGCTCCCGGGTACCCGTGcaggggaggaagaaggggTACACCACCTCCCTCCCCCGGCCTCCGCCGCAGCGCAGCGCGATGCGGCCCTCATGGCCCACGCTGCCGCAGCCGGCCCCAGCCAGCCGCCCGCCACCCGCACCCGTCTCCTCACCGACTTTAAGGCAGAGAGAAAATGCCCGAGCGGCCCGGAGCGGAGACGGGCAGAAACGGCagcgagcggcggcggcagcgagAGCTCTGCGAGCGGAACCGACGCCAGAGGAAGAGGGGAGGGCCGCGCTGCGCTCcaccccgccccgccccgcccgagaggatggagggaaggggcggggagcggcggcggctctCTCGGGGCAGAGCGTGCTTCCGAGTTGCTGGCTCCGGGGGGCTCTGCCCCGCCAGAGGAGCTTCCCGGCAGAGCCCTTCCCCGCGGTTACCGCGCCCGGCACCGCAGGGACACCTCCCCTCTGGCCTGATCTGCGGCCCACGGAGCGCGGGTGATAAGTGCGGGTGGCAGCACCGGGACCTGCGGTGCATCGAACTTAAGTACCATACCTGCTGTGCTGCTTGACCCTAGACTTGCTTTGCAGTtgtaataatttcttctttcaggTCCTGGTGGTGACAGCACCGTACAAGCACTTAAACAGGCCTATCAGTTACAAGCTGTGCCCGTCTGACACACAGCAAAGTCCCTGGGCTCCAGAAGCGCAGCCCTTCTCTACTGCCGTTTAAACACGGGTTCTTTCACTCGCAATCACCTCAACAGGTCTCATCCTACCTTCAGGCTCTAGGGCAGTCTGTTAGCAAACCGCATAAACACACTCACTGTGTTAGTGGAGGCCTTTTAAGTACCATGTAAAAGAGATGGACTGCCAAACACACAGCAGCACGGAGCTGGAGACAACATGGGGAATGCTCTCCGTGTTGGTGCAGGACGGGAGATGCAACTGCAGCTCAGTTCTTTGCTCCCCAAAAGGTCAAACCACTAAACCAACTTGGAGAACACAAGCTTCCTTCTAGACTGTATGCAGCTGCAAATTTCCACCAGATTTAAGTGCAATGTTGCTGTGACTAAAGCTCTTGAAATGACCAATTATCAGGTGTATAGATGGAACAAATCACTGGGCTGCGGTAGGGGAAACACCATCATTCTTATTGTCAGTAGGAGCCAGATTTCATCTCATACCATTTTTGTTAATCTTTTGTTCTTGAAACAATACTGTTGACAGATCCCAGCAGCATGAAATAGAAGTACAGTGCTTTACAAGTTTTATTCAAAAAACATTTTTGCAGATTCCAGTTAACAGTCCAATGAAATCCCCAAAATACTAACTTCAAAAATACCACATTCAGAGGAAGCATTTTCACCTTAATATTAGCAAATATTTGTCCATTAATTCTAAACCCAAGACACTGATTACATTGGTACTCATTCTAAAATGAGAGCATTTGTCTAAATCAATTAAAAAGCCAAGACAATTAATTAAAAAGCCAAGAAGAAAATTCACAAATtattaaaatcacattttaagGAAAGGAAACACAAAGATATAATAGTTCCTGTTGTCAGCTCCCTAAAGCCTTTGATATGACaaaactgcaaagctgagcttTCCCCATTAGCTGTAGTTTCTCACACTTTActaagagaaaggaaaaggaaaattttaccAATGCAAAGGAATAAGATCTTTATCTCTACAGATTTAGATTAAACGTGACATATTTGAGGGTGTGCGCAGGTCACACTCTTTTCTATACTATGCTAATTTAAGCCTGCACTGTTATTagtgaaataaatgcaaataaatttgTGTTTATGTAAATGAGCACAGGATCTGAACTAATGCAATAACTGTTGAGCATCTCCAGAGCTGTTTCTTAGGCTAGTGTTTGGGTACAGAATGATGTTAAGTGTGTTCTCAATGTTAATTTTATGG
This is a stretch of genomic DNA from Anomalospiza imberbis isolate Cuckoo-Finch-1a 21T00152 chromosome 7, ASM3175350v1, whole genome shotgun sequence. It encodes these proteins:
- the BZW1 gene encoding eIF5-mimic protein 2 — encoded protein: MNNQKPQKPTLSGQRFKTRKRDEKERFDPTQFQDCIIQGLTETGTDLEAVAKFLDASGAKLDYRRYAETLFDILVAGGMLAPGGTLADDMTRTNVCVFAAQEDLETMQAFAQVFNKLIRRYKYLEKGFEDEVKKLLLFLKGFSESERNKLAMLTGILLANGTLNASILNSLYNENLVKEGVSAAFAVKLFKSWINEKDINAVAVSLRKVNMDNRLMELFPANKQSVEHFSKYFTEAGLKELSEYVRNQQSIGARKELQKELQEQMSRGDPFKDIILYVKEEMKKNNISEQTVVTIIWSSVMSTVEWNKKEELVAEQAIKHLKQYSPLLAAFTTQGQSELTLLLKIQEYCYDNIHFMKAFQKIVVLFYKAEVLSEEPILKWYKDAHLAKGKSVFLEQMKKFVEWLKNAEEESESEAEEGD